The following proteins are co-located in the Desulfatitalea tepidiphila genome:
- a CDS encoding ATP-dependent helicase: protein MSELNPKQQEAAQFKEGIAAVIAVPGSGKTRTMMERIGILVTEYGIPPEHILGLTFTRNAADEMRSRLVPVLGEMSSRVRLSTIHSFCLHLLKVEGKVFEILSGKEQLVFIKNVMKGLKVKDLTVGTVLREISLAKNNIIDPVEFKALFESDKTMMRISEIYQAYDEAKEHKLLLDFDDLLLETYFLLRDNDEVRAKYQGSFQSILVDEFQDTNPVQFELLRLLIREDGNPDASSFWVAGDDHQAIYSFTGASVGNILNFQSMFPGSRQFILDLNYRSTPQILAACQNLIRHNVKQIHKELKTDNPDGDDVVVLEASNEETEAMGVVNEIVDLIERHGYQYSDIAVLYRANFQSRYVEEAFLQNKIPYHIQSGRTFYDRYEVKCLLDYLRVIHAPDSDEADEALLNILNVPVRYVSNQVKDQLKEYCRKRGIHLYAGLQSMIITVAYVRKLIREFAAFMDPLIESAETLEPVQVIQKIRIIWDYDRFIVDEDIPSPDDIKISNINQLQLAAARYSNIAAFLEYADSFTDETVGDDKEGVSLMTVHKAKGLEYAVVFVIGLVEGLMPSGKGNLEEERRICFVAISRAMRLLFVSYPLNYLGQPAKKSQFLDEMLGKRNVDLHKSAA from the coding sequence ATGAGCGAATTAAATCCCAAACAGCAGGAAGCGGCACAGTTCAAAGAGGGCATCGCCGCCGTCATAGCAGTGCCGGGTAGCGGTAAAACCAGAACCATGATGGAAAGGATCGGCATCCTTGTCACCGAATACGGCATACCGCCCGAGCATATCCTGGGATTGACCTTTACCAGAAATGCCGCCGACGAAATGCGATCACGCCTGGTGCCGGTATTAGGGGAGATGTCGTCACGGGTCCGATTGTCCACCATCCATTCGTTTTGTCTGCATCTGCTCAAAGTCGAGGGCAAAGTTTTTGAAATCCTGTCCGGCAAAGAGCAGCTGGTGTTCATCAAAAACGTCATGAAGGGCCTTAAGGTAAAGGATCTGACAGTGGGCACCGTGCTGCGAGAAATCTCTCTGGCCAAAAACAACATCATCGACCCGGTAGAGTTTAAAGCGCTTTTTGAAAGCGACAAGACCATGATGCGCATTTCTGAGATCTACCAGGCATACGATGAAGCCAAGGAACACAAGCTGCTGCTCGATTTTGATGACCTGCTCCTTGAAACTTACTTCCTGCTGCGGGATAACGATGAGGTGCGAGCGAAATACCAGGGCAGCTTTCAATCGATCCTCGTAGATGAATTTCAGGACACCAACCCGGTGCAGTTCGAGTTGCTGCGCCTGCTGATTCGGGAAGACGGCAATCCTGACGCTTCAAGTTTCTGGGTGGCCGGCGACGATCATCAGGCAATCTATTCATTTACCGGCGCATCCGTTGGCAATATCCTCAACTTTCAGTCCATGTTTCCCGGCTCCCGTCAGTTCATTTTGGATTTAAACTATCGATCAACGCCCCAGATCCTTGCTGCCTGTCAAAACCTGATCCGTCACAACGTCAAGCAGATCCATAAGGAATTAAAGACCGACAACCCGGATGGAGATGATGTCGTTGTGCTCGAAGCGTCCAATGAGGAAACCGAAGCCATGGGCGTGGTCAATGAAATCGTGGATCTTATCGAGCGCCATGGATATCAATACAGCGATATTGCCGTGCTCTATCGAGCAAATTTTCAATCCCGGTATGTGGAAGAGGCCTTCTTGCAAAACAAAATCCCGTATCACATTCAAAGCGGGCGCACCTTTTATGATCGCTACGAGGTCAAGTGTTTGCTGGACTATCTGCGGGTAATCCATGCCCCGGATAGCGATGAAGCAGACGAGGCGCTACTCAATATCCTCAATGTGCCGGTCCGCTATGTGAGCAACCAGGTCAAGGATCAATTGAAAGAATACTGCCGAAAGCGGGGGATTCATCTGTATGCAGGATTACAATCCATGATCATCACCGTTGCCTATGTGAGAAAGCTGATCAGAGAATTTGCAGCGTTCATGGACCCGCTGATTGAAAGCGCCGAAACATTAGAGCCCGTGCAGGTCATACAGAAAATTCGCATCATCTGGGACTATGATCGCTTTATCGTGGACGAAGACATTCCCAGTCCCGATGACATCAAGATTTCAAACATCAACCAATTGCAATTAGCGGCCGCCCGTTATTCAAACATTGCCGCCTTTCTTGAATATGCCGACAGCTTCACGGACGAGACAGTGGGTGACGACAAAGAGGGCGTGAGTTTAATGACCGTGCATAAGGCAAAGGGTCTGGAGTATGCCGTGGTGTTCGTGATTGGTCTGGTCGAGGGGCTGATGCCCAGCGGTAAAGGAAACTTGGAAGAAGAAAGGCGCATATGTTTTGTCGCCATCTCAAGGGCCATGAGATTGCTGTTTGTGTCATACCCATTGAACTATCTGGGGCAACCAGCCAAAAAGTCCCAGTTTTTGGATGAAATGCTCGGCAAGCGTAATGTCGACCTGCATAAATCCGCCGCTTAA